From the genome of Archaeoglobus neptunius, one region includes:
- a CDS encoding AMP-dependent synthetase/ligase — MTGLRKIVKGEELKIERKETLSEMFWSVVAKHSDIPAIGYWSDGELKYISYREFGDRVKELAKVLISSGLEKGDRVAIYADTRYEWEIADFAVLTAGGIVVTIHSVLNRQQVRYILNDSESRLVFTEKKYADNLPEDVEVFFLEEIGQLSGATDEEYGERWMSVMPDDVASIVYTSGTTGEPKGAMLTHWNWRFNALSVMSITPFYPGEPHICYLPLSHVYQRLVFFAGVSRGATAVFCTPQQFLETSRAVNPVGLVVVPRILERVNAGILERVEKSSRLTKKLFYWSRSVAVECGKKMSRGEKYGVWLSFKRFLADKLVYSKIRENLGLRRVRFVCSSAAELQKELAYMFNGMGIPVIEGYGMTEVAAPSNLNPVGRFKPGTVGPPIPGVEEAIADDGEILIRGDNVMKGYWKKDDETRKVFTPDGWLKTGDLGEFDEDGYLIFLGRKKHIMVLDTGKNVSPIPIEEELLKNPLVSDAVIIGDRRPYVTALIVPNFEMLIGVAEEGQIDYDRTKTRTVRGISGEDEIVAVDERLVENPEILEIYGRIVEGVNDKLASHERIKRFKLLSEAFTIDKGEVTPTMKKRRHVILKRYEKFIEEMYGR; from the coding sequence ATGACAGGGCTTAGAAAAATCGTTAAGGGCGAAGAACTCAAAATTGAGCGAAAAGAGACGCTCAGCGAGATGTTCTGGAGTGTAGTAGCCAAGCATTCAGATATACCAGCAATTGGGTACTGGAGTGATGGAGAGCTGAAGTATATCAGTTACAGGGAGTTTGGGGACAGGGTTAAGGAGCTGGCGAAGGTTCTGATTTCCTCTGGACTTGAAAAGGGTGACAGGGTTGCGATTTACGCGGATACCAGATACGAGTGGGAGATAGCAGACTTTGCGGTTCTGACTGCCGGTGGGATTGTTGTAACAATACACAGTGTGCTGAACAGGCAGCAGGTTAGGTATATCTTGAACGACTCGGAGAGCAGGTTGGTTTTCACCGAGAAAAAGTATGCTGACAACCTTCCAGAAGATGTTGAGGTGTTTTTTCTTGAAGAGATCGGCCAACTGAGTGGAGCGACGGATGAGGAATACGGGGAAAGGTGGATGAGTGTAATGCCTGATGATGTGGCGAGCATAGTTTACACATCCGGTACTACAGGGGAGCCGAAAGGTGCAATGCTCACCCACTGGAACTGGAGGTTCAACGCCCTGTCTGTGATGTCCATCACCCCCTTCTATCCCGGCGAACCGCACATCTGCTATCTTCCCCTCAGTCACGTCTATCAGAGGCTTGTTTTCTTTGCCGGAGTTTCGAGGGGTGCAACAGCAGTTTTCTGCACTCCTCAACAGTTTCTTGAAACTTCAAGGGCTGTGAATCCAGTCGGTCTGGTGGTTGTGCCGAGGATACTTGAGAGGGTTAATGCGGGCATTCTTGAGAGGGTGGAGAAATCGTCCAGACTTACCAAAAAACTGTTCTACTGGTCGAGAAGTGTTGCAGTGGAGTGCGGGAAGAAAATGAGCAGAGGCGAGAAATACGGAGTATGGCTCAGTTTTAAGAGGTTTTTAGCCGATAAGCTTGTTTACAGCAAGATAAGAGAAAATCTTGGTCTCCGGCGAGTCAGGTTCGTGTGCTCTTCTGCCGCCGAACTTCAGAAGGAGCTTGCCTACATGTTCAACGGAATGGGCATTCCTGTGATAGAGGGCTATGGAATGACGGAGGTTGCAGCACCGTCCAATCTCAATCCCGTTGGCAGATTCAAGCCCGGAACTGTAGGCCCCCCAATTCCCGGAGTGGAGGAGGCGATTGCGGATGATGGGGAGATTCTCATCAGAGGAGACAACGTGATGAAGGGTTACTGGAAAAAAGATGATGAAACAAGAAAAGTCTTCACCCCCGACGGGTGGTTGAAAACGGGCGATCTGGGCGAGTTTGATGAAGATGGATACCTGATTTTTCTCGGAAGGAAGAAGCACATAATGGTGCTTGACACGGGAAAGAACGTTTCTCCAATTCCCATAGAGGAGGAACTCCTGAAAAATCCGCTTGTCTCAGATGCCGTCATTATCGGAGACAGAAGACCATACGTTACAGCTCTGATAGTTCCGAATTTTGAGATGCTGATTGGTGTTGCTGAAGAAGGCCAGATAGACTACGACAGAACAAAGACGAGGACTGTGAGAGGTATTTCTGGAGAGGATGAGATTGTGGCGGTTGATGAAAGGCTTGTGGAAAACCCGGAGATTCTGGAAATTTACGGTAGAATCGTTGAGGGCGTTAACGACAAGCTCGCATCTCATGAGAGAATTAAGAGGTTCAAACTGCTGTCTGAGGCATTCACAATAGATAAGGGCGAAGTCACTCCGACGATGAAAAAGCGAAGACATGTAATTTTGAAACGATATGAAAAATTTATTGAAGAAATGTACGGGAGGTGA
- a CDS encoding acyl-CoA dehydrogenase family protein codes for MNFEFTDEQRMIANAARDIAKDFPPEYWREKEENGEFAEEFFRAIADAGFMGIVIPEEYGGSGYGMTELLIAMEELAANGCGAGGVWYFVLTEVFGALPIVRYGTEEQKEKYLPKIARGEMEFCMALTEPDAGTNTLAIRTTAVKDGDEWVINGNKIFISGADRAKGMLLVARTTPPEKAPKRTLGITLFLVDLPSEAVKWNPIPKHAINFSKTCEISINNLRVGEDAILGEKDLGWYLLLDVLNPERMSAAAGAIGGARLAISKAVEYSKQRKVFADPIGSYQGLQFPLAEAYAALECARLMMYKAAWLYDTKFRSEDVRDPKKRVEMAAVFREVGDAANMAKAVAVENSLKAVYWAMQTFGGYGYAKEYDVERWWREVNLLRLAPVTQQMALNYIAEHILGMPRSYRI; via the coding sequence ATGAACTTCGAATTTACCGATGAGCAGAGGATGATTGCCAACGCTGCGAGAGACATAGCAAAGGACTTCCCGCCCGAGTACTGGAGGGAGAAGGAGGAGAACGGAGAGTTTGCTGAGGAGTTCTTCAGAGCAATTGCGGATGCGGGCTTCATGGGTATAGTGATTCCGGAGGAGTATGGGGGAAGCGGCTACGGAATGACAGAACTGCTAATAGCGATGGAAGAGCTGGCAGCGAATGGATGCGGGGCTGGTGGGGTGTGGTATTTTGTCTTAACCGAAGTTTTTGGCGCTCTGCCAATAGTGAGATACGGAACGGAGGAGCAGAAGGAAAAGTATCTGCCCAAAATTGCAAGGGGTGAGATGGAGTTCTGTATGGCTTTAACCGAGCCGGATGCAGGAACGAACACTCTGGCAATAAGAACCACAGCGGTTAAGGATGGAGATGAGTGGGTGATAAACGGAAACAAGATCTTCATCAGCGGTGCTGACAGGGCAAAGGGGATGCTCCTCGTTGCAAGGACAACACCACCGGAAAAAGCTCCAAAAAGAACTCTTGGGATAACCCTGTTTCTGGTGGATCTGCCCAGTGAGGCTGTAAAGTGGAACCCAATTCCCAAGCACGCAATAAACTTCTCGAAAACATGTGAAATTAGTATAAACAATCTCCGTGTCGGGGAGGATGCAATTCTGGGTGAAAAGGACTTGGGATGGTATCTTTTGCTTGACGTTCTCAATCCGGAAAGAATGAGTGCCGCTGCTGGAGCCATAGGTGGAGCAAGACTTGCGATAAGCAAGGCTGTGGAGTATTCGAAGCAACGGAAAGTTTTTGCTGATCCAATCGGCAGCTATCAGGGCTTGCAGTTTCCCCTGGCGGAGGCTTACGCGGCGCTGGAATGTGCCAGACTGATGATGTACAAAGCTGCGTGGCTCTACGATACAAAATTCAGGAGTGAAGACGTCAGGGATCCAAAAAAGAGGGTGGAGATGGCAGCGGTTTTCAGAGAAGTGGGGGATGCTGCCAATATGGCGAAGGCTGTTGCGGTTGAAAATTCCCTCAAGGCGGTTTACTGGGCAATGCAGACCTTTGGTGGTTACGGTTATGCGAAGGAATATGATGTTGAGAGGTGGTGGAGAGAGGTAAATCTGCTGAGGCTCGCTCCAGTAACGCAGCAAATGGCTCTGAACTACATAGCGGAGCATATCCTCGGAATGCCGAGGAGTTACAGAATTTAG
- a CDS encoding MaoC family dehydratase, with translation MESMYFEDFQEGMELVSAGRTITEADIVMFASLTGDWNPIHVDAEYAKNTIFGQRIAHGLLTLSVMSGLLMRLGFLEETVVAFYGIDRLRFTNPVFIGDTIKARAKVVEKQDRGQFGVVKIEASVEKQTGDVVMNCILRVAVKKKG, from the coding sequence ATGGAAAGTATGTATTTTGAGGATTTTCAGGAGGGAATGGAGCTTGTGTCTGCTGGCAGAACCATAACCGAAGCAGACATAGTTATGTTCGCATCTCTTACCGGAGACTGGAATCCCATACATGTTGATGCGGAATATGCTAAAAACACGATATTCGGGCAGAGAATCGCTCATGGACTGCTGACACTCTCCGTGATGAGCGGATTGTTGATGAGGCTCGGATTTTTGGAGGAAACTGTAGTGGCCTTTTACGGTATTGACAGACTTCGCTTCACAAATCCCGTTTTCATTGGCGATACGATAAAGGCAAGGGCGAAAGTTGTGGAGAAGCAGGACAGGGGACAGTTTGGAGTTGTGAAGATCGAGGCAAGTGTGGAGAAACAGACCGGGGACGTGGTGATGAACTGCATTCTGAGGGTGGCTGTGAAGAAAAAGGGATAA
- a CDS encoding acetoacetate--CoA ligase produces MEPKILWEPDSDFIRNSNLAEFVEWLSANRGLDFEVSESAKENVENYRRIWNWSCDRLEDFWESVWEFFDIKSYSDYRAVLDERKMPGAKWFEGATLNYAEHAFLKAGEGEAVVYVREDEVRRALSWSELEKQTASFAAWLKEMGVRKGDRVVAYCSQVPEAVIALLATASIGAIWAAVGGEVAPRAVIDRFKQLDPKVLIAVDGYFYNGREFNKLEDIKTVVKGIPSLERVVLVPNLYESHELELDIPVHLWPETVESREKLTFEPVPFDHPLWVLYTSGTTGIPKPIVHGHGGITVEIFKGSFHMDFKEGDRFLWYSPPSWMMWNTVVSGLLAGTTIVFYDGSPLYNFLQPLWQICEKEKLNIFGTSAPFLHGCMKFGLEPGSQYDLSSVRMIGSTAAPLSPEGFEWVYRKVKEDVWLNSASGGTDVMTGFVGGCPILPVWSGELQCRWLGTKVEAYNIEGKPVINEVGELVVELPMPSMPLYFWNDEDYSWYRESYFSMFPNVWWHGDWLMVTDRGTAIIFGRSDSTIKRKGVRMGTLDFYKVVEGLDEVINSLVVEVKGKIFLFVVLAHGLELTEELKEKINRALRENLGAYFVADYIIQVPDVPMTLNYKKLEVPIKKILLGWEVEKAVNLDSIMNPDAVFRVVEAAKPYLEKMEGD; encoded by the coding sequence ATGGAACCAAAAATTTTGTGGGAGCCGGACTCGGATTTTATAAGGAATTCGAATCTGGCGGAGTTCGTTGAGTGGCTTTCCGCAAACAGAGGATTGGATTTTGAGGTTTCGGAAAGTGCAAAGGAAAATGTGGAGAATTACAGGAGAATCTGGAACTGGTCCTGCGATAGGCTGGAGGATTTCTGGGAGAGTGTTTGGGAGTTTTTTGACATCAAGAGTTACAGCGATTACAGGGCTGTGCTGGATGAGAGAAAGATGCCGGGAGCGAAATGGTTTGAGGGGGCGACGCTGAACTATGCGGAGCATGCTTTTCTGAAGGCTGGTGAAGGAGAGGCTGTTGTTTACGTGCGGGAAGATGAGGTCAGGAGGGCTTTAAGCTGGTCTGAGCTGGAAAAGCAGACCGCAAGCTTTGCAGCATGGCTGAAGGAGATGGGAGTCAGGAAGGGAGACAGGGTTGTGGCCTATTGCAGTCAGGTTCCCGAAGCGGTTATTGCCCTGCTTGCCACTGCAAGTATCGGTGCGATATGGGCGGCTGTTGGTGGTGAGGTTGCACCAAGGGCTGTAATTGACAGATTCAAGCAGCTCGACCCGAAGGTTCTCATAGCTGTTGACGGCTACTTCTACAACGGAAGAGAGTTCAACAAGCTCGAGGACATTAAGACGGTGGTTAAGGGCATTCCAAGTCTTGAAAGAGTTGTTCTGGTGCCCAACCTGTACGAGAGCCATGAGCTTGAACTGGACATTCCGGTTCATTTATGGCCTGAGACTGTGGAAAGTAGAGAGAAGCTGACCTTTGAGCCCGTACCCTTCGACCATCCGCTATGGGTTCTCTACACTTCAGGCACTACGGGAATCCCAAAACCGATAGTGCACGGGCATGGGGGAATTACGGTTGAGATTTTCAAAGGCTCATTCCATATGGATTTCAAGGAGGGAGACAGGTTTCTCTGGTACTCTCCTCCATCCTGGATGATGTGGAATACTGTCGTGAGCGGCCTGCTGGCTGGAACAACAATTGTGTTTTACGATGGCAGCCCCCTCTACAACTTCTTACAGCCTCTCTGGCAGATATGTGAGAAGGAGAAACTGAACATTTTTGGAACAAGTGCTCCTTTCCTGCACGGATGCATGAAATTCGGACTTGAGCCCGGTTCGCAGTACGATCTGAGCAGTGTCAGGATGATAGGTTCAACTGCAGCACCGCTTTCGCCTGAGGGATTCGAGTGGGTTTACAGGAAAGTCAAGGAGGATGTGTGGCTGAACTCTGCAAGCGGTGGGACCGATGTGATGACCGGCTTTGTTGGGGGCTGTCCGATACTGCCTGTCTGGAGCGGAGAGTTGCAGTGCAGATGGCTTGGAACGAAGGTTGAGGCTTACAACATCGAGGGCAAACCGGTAATAAACGAAGTTGGTGAGCTGGTTGTAGAATTGCCGATGCCTTCAATGCCACTCTACTTCTGGAATGATGAGGACTACAGCTGGTACAGGGAGAGCTACTTCAGCATGTTTCCAAACGTGTGGTGGCACGGTGACTGGTTGATGGTCACGGACAGAGGGACGGCCATTATCTTCGGAAGATCGGATTCGACGATAAAAAGGAAGGGTGTGAGGATGGGTACCCTTGACTTCTACAAGGTTGTCGAGGGGCTTGATGAGGTGATAAACAGCCTTGTGGTTGAGGTTAAGGGCAAAATATTCCTGTTCGTTGTTCTTGCACATGGATTGGAGCTTACTGAGGAGCTTAAGGAGAAGATCAACAGGGCTTTGAGGGAAAATCTCGGTGCCTACTTTGTTGCCGACTACATAATTCAGGTTCCTGATGTCCCGATGACGCTCAACTATAAGAAGCTGGAGGTGCCGATAAAGAAGATTCTGCTGGGGTGGGAAGTGGAGAAGGCTGTTAACCTTGACAGCATCATGAATCCCGATGCTGTTTTCAGGGTGGTTGAGGCTGCAAAGCCCTATTTAGAGAAGATGGAGGGGGATTGA
- a CDS encoding long-chain-fatty-acid--CoA ligase, with amino-acid sequence MNLKYNLSVKKTLFFPLHAYAEKEIVYRDVVRYTYREFYERLQRIASSLESMGAKNSKIAFIDWNTHQYLEGMFAIPMMGSILHCVNLRLAPEEIVYTMRYVEDDFVVIRDEFLPLAEKLAPHVPSVKGWIVTGDDIDKVETTLKPLYFWEDLIKEGSGYEFPELSENETAIVYFTSGTTGLPKAVHFSHRQVVMQAIINGLALSANISPARLSSADVIMHIPPFFHGMGWTFPYLATMLGMKQVLPGRYEPKVMLDLIKNEGVTYAGGVPVFLKMLLDYPDVENYRDALSRFKFVCDGEHPQRVLFERARELGIKMIEAFGMSEGVGFTFAVLKDHMLYWGWEKQVEYLNKAGLPAPFVEIKIVDGEGNEVERDFKTMGEILIRSPGLTEGYWKNPEKTSESWDNEGWFHTGDLGVWDEEGYILILDRAKDVIKSGGEWISSIRLEGLILEHPAVSEAAVIGVRSEKWSERPIAVVVPKPGKGVTEQEIIDFLMKNFVETGKIPKWWLPDRVFVVDEIPKTTVGKINKRVLRDRYKDLILP; translated from the coding sequence ATGAACCTGAAATACAACCTTTCGGTAAAGAAGACCCTGTTTTTTCCACTGCATGCGTATGCGGAAAAGGAAATTGTCTACAGGGACGTCGTCAGATACACCTACAGAGAGTTTTATGAAAGACTTCAGAGGATTGCTAGCTCATTGGAGAGTATGGGTGCTAAAAATTCGAAGATTGCCTTCATTGACTGGAACACCCACCAGTATCTGGAGGGGATGTTTGCCATCCCCATGATGGGATCTATTCTGCACTGCGTCAATCTTCGACTCGCTCCTGAGGAGATAGTTTACACGATGCGTTATGTCGAAGACGACTTTGTGGTAATCAGAGACGAGTTTCTGCCTCTGGCCGAGAAACTCGCTCCACATGTACCGTCGGTCAAAGGGTGGATAGTTACCGGAGATGATATTGACAAGGTTGAGACAACTCTCAAGCCCCTTTACTTCTGGGAGGATTTGATAAAAGAGGGGTCAGGCTACGAGTTTCCAGAACTCAGTGAGAATGAAACTGCAATTGTTTACTTTACATCCGGCACTACCGGTTTGCCCAAAGCCGTGCACTTCTCCCACAGACAGGTGGTTATGCAGGCCATCATCAACGGTCTGGCACTCTCGGCAAATATATCACCGGCCAGATTAAGCTCTGCAGATGTGATCATGCATATTCCACCATTCTTCCACGGAATGGGCTGGACGTTTCCGTATCTGGCGACGATGCTGGGGATGAAGCAGGTTTTGCCGGGAAGATATGAGCCAAAGGTTATGCTCGACCTCATTAAAAATGAGGGTGTCACTTATGCGGGCGGGGTTCCGGTATTTCTGAAAATGCTCCTCGACTATCCTGACGTGGAGAACTACAGGGATGCTCTGTCCAGGTTCAAGTTTGTGTGTGATGGAGAACATCCGCAGAGAGTGCTGTTCGAGAGGGCAAGGGAGCTGGGAATCAAGATGATTGAAGCATTCGGGATGTCTGAGGGTGTAGGCTTCACCTTTGCTGTGCTCAAGGATCACATGCTGTATTGGGGATGGGAGAAGCAGGTGGAGTATCTGAACAAAGCGGGTTTGCCTGCACCGTTTGTGGAAATCAAAATAGTAGATGGGGAAGGAAATGAAGTGGAGAGAGACTTCAAAACAATGGGTGAGATTCTAATCAGAAGCCCCGGTTTGACGGAAGGCTACTGGAAGAACCCGGAGAAGACGTCTGAGTCTTGGGATAATGAGGGGTGGTTCCACACCGGCGATCTGGGAGTGTGGGACGAGGAGGGCTACATTCTGATTCTGGACAGGGCGAAGGATGTAATAAAGAGCGGAGGCGAATGGATAAGCTCAATAAGGCTTGAAGGTTTAATTTTAGAGCATCCGGCAGTCAGCGAAGCTGCTGTGATTGGTGTAAGGAGTGAGAAATGGAGTGAGAGACCGATAGCGGTTGTCGTTCCAAAACCCGGAAAAGGTGTAACGGAGCAAGAAATAATTGATTTCCTGATGAAGAATTTTGTAGAGACAGGAAAAATTCCAAAGTGGTGGCTTCCCGATAGGGTTTTTGTTGTGGATGAAATTCCCAAAACAACAGTGGGTAAGATAAACAAGAGGGTGTTGAGAGACAGGTACAAAGACCTCATACTGCCCTGA
- a CDS encoding Zn-ribbon domain-containing OB-fold protein yields the protein MSVDRYDGLPFIARFRWYTGKITERFYRNFAEKKILAARCEKCGYTVVPPRAVCPKCSSRLSEEHLVELNGKGVVLSYTVVRKKLDGKGNYVEMEKPVIIAAIKLDGADSQIFSKLGEVWEKDVRIGLEVVPVWAEKREGKPSDLLYFKPR from the coding sequence GTGAGTGTTGATAGGTACGATGGTCTTCCATTTATTGCGAGGTTCAGGTGGTACACGGGAAAGATAACAGAGAGATTTTACAGAAATTTTGCAGAAAAAAAGATATTAGCCGCAAGGTGTGAAAAGTGTGGATACACGGTCGTACCACCCCGTGCAGTTTGTCCAAAATGCAGCTCCAGACTTTCTGAAGAGCATCTCGTGGAACTGAACGGTAAAGGTGTTGTTTTGAGCTATACAGTTGTAAGAAAGAAGCTCGATGGAAAGGGAAACTACGTTGAAATGGAAAAACCAGTAATAATAGCAGCCATAAAGCTGGACGGGGCCGATTCACAGATATTTTCAAAGCTAGGTGAGGTGTGGGAGAAAGACGTCCGTATAGGTCTGGAGGTCGTGCCAGTGTGGGCTGAGAAGCGGGAAGGTAAGCCTTCAGATCTGTTATACTTCAAACCGAGGTGA
- a CDS encoding thiolase family protein, with amino-acid sequence MVAIVGYAVSNLEWDVNKTREEAVFEVAKAALKSAGISREDVGTVISASSDFLDGRTISNCMLIGASGAYLRDESKAEEDGLYAALYAIQRLMAGVHDIALVVAHTHSWIFNPHQVTRYMLEPWFDRQNDMLDGITIAALQMRMYMARHGVYEEDVAEVSVKNLRNASKISHTFRKMPDVTVEDVLTSEVYAEPVTDLMISPPCDGAAAVVIASDEAAKGFDDPVWVKGVGNACDSYLRDRDLARLTSLEIAARKAYRMAGIEEPFREIDVAEITERFAHQEIMTYEALGFCRKGNGVRLLEEGMTEVYGDLPTNPSGGALAGDPICATGLIRLIEAVRQIRGEAENQVEDCRTALAHTQWGIAAQKNLVLILGDEP; translated from the coding sequence ATGGTTGCCATTGTTGGTTACGCCGTAAGCAATCTCGAATGGGATGTGAACAAGACGAGAGAAGAGGCTGTTTTTGAGGTCGCAAAGGCAGCTTTGAAGAGTGCCGGTATAAGCAGAGAAGATGTGGGAACCGTAATATCTGCCTCGTCCGACTTTCTGGACGGGAGAACGATATCGAACTGCATGCTGATAGGTGCAAGTGGAGCCTACCTCAGAGACGAGAGCAAAGCTGAGGAGGATGGGTTGTATGCTGCACTCTATGCAATTCAGAGGCTGATGGCCGGTGTGCATGACATAGCTCTGGTCGTCGCCCATACCCATAGCTGGATATTCAATCCCCATCAGGTTACGAGATATATGCTGGAACCCTGGTTCGACAGACAGAATGACATGCTCGATGGAATTACCATAGCAGCACTGCAGATGAGGATGTACATGGCCAGACACGGAGTGTATGAGGAGGACGTGGCGGAAGTTTCAGTTAAAAACCTAAGAAATGCAAGCAAGATTTCCCACACTTTTAGAAAGATGCCCGACGTGACCGTTGAAGACGTGCTGACTTCTGAAGTGTATGCAGAACCGGTAACTGACTTAATGATTTCGCCTCCATGCGATGGTGCTGCGGCGGTGGTTATTGCCTCTGATGAGGCGGCGAAAGGTTTTGATGACCCTGTCTGGGTTAAAGGAGTGGGAAACGCATGCGACAGCTACCTTAGAGATAGAGATCTGGCGAGACTGACGTCTCTCGAAATTGCAGCCAGAAAAGCATACAGGATGGCGGGAATCGAGGAACCGTTCAGGGAAATTGACGTAGCAGAGATAACCGAGAGATTTGCCCATCAGGAGATTATGACCTATGAGGCTCTTGGATTCTGCAGAAAGGGGAACGGCGTGAGACTGCTGGAGGAGGGGATGACAGAAGTATACGGAGATTTGCCCACCAATCCAAGTGGAGGAGCTTTGGCAGGAGACCCGATATGTGCAACGGGTTTGATAAGGCTGATTGAGGCTGTGAGACAGATCAGGGGTGAGGCGGAAAACCAGGTCGAGGATTGCAGAACTGCACTGGCCCACACTCAGTGGGGAATTGCTGCCCAGAAGAATCTCGTTCTTATTTTGGGGGATGAGCCATGA
- a CDS encoding thiolase domain-containing protein, translating to MRRNVAIIGCGQAKHGRRTDVNQAELVAEAVWAAIEDAGISPEDVEAYAVGNMQGFGGIAQPDLVFADYIGAAGKPIQRVATGGTVGGSTAHLGYYEVASGMYDVVLAVSWEKHSDSAEPGATTGLLHVAFANLSYMMRIGMDMRSFAIMGLAGAAAGISAYQAAFYMARSGCRIDHFDMVAAKARRNAAKNRYAHLKWPGCTAEDIAKTEMLIWPMRFGHVCPASDGASCVIYASEDAVKKLAVERPVAWVKGVAAYADEEADQGESYQGTAVIDYSDQTGAILSAKKAYERAGIKDPRKEIDVAEIYAPFPHQELMFSERLGFFDDGTAWKAVEEGITEIDGDFPICPSGGVNATNAIGSSGMQRVVEAALQIMGKAEEHQVPKDVRNAVAHAWGGQVQFNTIMVLGDKPKR from the coding sequence ATGAGGAGAAATGTTGCGATAATCGGATGCGGACAGGCAAAGCATGGCAGGAGAACCGATGTCAATCAGGCGGAGCTTGTTGCTGAGGCCGTGTGGGCTGCGATAGAGGATGCAGGAATCTCCCCTGAGGATGTCGAAGCCTACGCTGTTGGAAACATGCAGGGTTTTGGCGGTATAGCACAGCCAGACCTTGTGTTTGCGGACTATATTGGGGCTGCTGGTAAGCCCATACAGAGAGTAGCGACCGGAGGGACTGTTGGAGGGTCCACAGCCCATCTAGGTTATTATGAAGTTGCCTCAGGAATGTATGATGTTGTCCTTGCTGTCTCATGGGAGAAGCACAGTGACAGTGCTGAACCTGGTGCCACCACGGGGCTGCTGCACGTTGCTTTTGCCAATCTCAGCTACATGATGAGAATTGGAATGGACATGAGGAGTTTTGCGATAATGGGACTGGCCGGAGCTGCAGCAGGAATATCAGCCTATCAGGCAGCATTTTACATGGCAAGATCGGGGTGCCGGATAGACCACTTCGATATGGTTGCTGCAAAGGCAAGAAGGAATGCTGCAAAGAACAGGTATGCCCACCTAAAATGGCCCGGATGCACAGCAGAGGACATAGCGAAGACTGAGATGCTGATCTGGCCCATGCGCTTTGGTCACGTATGTCCCGCCAGTGACGGAGCCTCCTGCGTGATTTACGCCAGTGAAGATGCTGTGAAAAAGCTTGCAGTCGAGAGACCGGTGGCTTGGGTGAAGGGAGTGGCCGCTTACGCTGATGAAGAAGCAGATCAGGGAGAGAGCTATCAGGGGACTGCAGTAATCGACTACTCGGATCAGACCGGAGCCATTTTGTCGGCGAAGAAAGCGTACGAGAGAGCCGGAATCAAAGACCCCAGAAAGGAGATAGATGTTGCAGAAATCTACGCCCCGTTCCCACACCAGGAACTGATGTTCAGCGAAAGATTGGGGTTTTTCGACGACGGAACGGCCTGGAAGGCAGTTGAGGAAGGAATTACAGAGATCGATGGTGACTTTCCAATTTGTCCCTCCGGTGGAGTTAATGCAACCAACGCAATAGGCTCTTCAGGGATGCAGAGGGTTGTTGAGGCAGCATTGCAGATAATGGGTAAAGCTGAGGAGCATCAGGTGCCAAAGGACGTCAGAAATGCAGTTGCACATGCATGGGGCGGACAGGTTCAGTTCAACACGATTATGGTGCTGGGAGATAAGCCAAAGAGGTGA
- a CDS encoding Zn-ribbon domain-containing OB-fold protein: MGLIKEKYEKTMQVEGEWNVGAYRWKAPAGYLDEFVRNFRDRKITGTLCKECGRVYVPPREICARCFTEITEKVEVSQYGEVLAFLVSPPLQKGKVIIAGIDAVEAGFLKEGERVILAMVRFEGTSSSMVLPLLNVEPGKVRVGMKVKAVWAEECKGVLADLLGVKPAYDVRFE; this comes from the coding sequence ATGGGGCTGATCAAGGAGAAATATGAAAAGACCATGCAGGTTGAGGGAGAGTGGAATGTAGGAGCATACAGATGGAAAGCTCCAGCTGGATATCTTGACGAGTTCGTGAGAAATTTCAGAGACAGGAAAATCACTGGAACGCTCTGTAAAGAGTGTGGAAGAGTTTATGTACCACCAAGAGAGATCTGTGCTCGCTGTTTTACCGAAATAACGGAGAAGGTTGAGGTAAGTCAGTACGGAGAAGTTCTCGCCTTCCTAGTTTCCCCGCCGCTCCAGAAAGGGAAGGTGATTATCGCAGGAATCGACGCAGTTGAGGCAGGATTCCTGAAAGAAGGGGAAAGGGTGATACTTGCGATGGTGAGGTTCGAGGGGACTTCATCGTCAATGGTTTTGCCTCTGCTCAACGTTGAACCGGGAAAAGTGAGAGTGGGGATGAAAGTTAAAGCTGTGTGGGCTGAGGAGTGCAAAGGGGTGTTAGCAGATCTGCTCGGAGTGAAACCGGCTTATGATGTAAGGTTTGAATGA
- a CDS encoding septation protein SpoVG family protein, translated as MKFKGGLELAEITEVRIYKAKGNGSVKAFASVSFDNEFVVKGLRVVEGERGLWVSMPSRKMKDGSFQDVFHPVSKEARDKIVEAVLKAYHEQE; from the coding sequence ATGAAATTTAAAGGAGGGTTAGAATTGGCCGAAATAACAGAAGTTAGGATATATAAAGCGAAGGGAAACGGAAGCGTAAAGGCGTTTGCCTCCGTTAGCTTTGACAACGAGTTTGTTGTGAAAGGCTTGAGGGTTGTAGAAGGAGAAAGGGGTCTCTGGGTTAGTATGCCCAGTAGAAAAATGAAGGATGGTAGCTTTCAGGATGTTTTCCATCCAGTAAGCAAGGAGGCGAGAGATAAAATTGTGGAAGCGGTTTTGAAAGCATACCACGAGCAGGAGTAA